The segment CTCGCCCGCGCCCTGCTCCGCTCTCCCCAACTCTTGATCCTCGACGAAGCCTCTGCCAATCTCGACGCCCAAACAGAAGAAAAGATCGCCGCTCTCATCCACGAACGAAAAGGAACTTGCACCGCGATCATCGTCTCTCACCGCCCAGGAATGCTCCAATACACCGACCATGTGCTTCACTTAGGAAACAAAACGCAACGAAATAACAAAAACCAAAGAGAGACAAGACTTTGAATCACTACAGCACCACCCAGCAGCTGACAAAGACCCCTCCGAAAGTCAAGCGAGGACACGTGACAGGAGCCTATCTCACCCTCCCCCCCAACCCTCACCGATACGGAGAAGGCGGAATGCGACATTCGTCTTTGTATAAAAGAAATGACGAAACAATGCCTCTCATCTCCGTCGTCACCATCGTCTATAACGGAGTCGCTCACCTTGAGGAGACGATCCTCTCCGTCTTGCATCAACCCTACAAGAATGTCGAATACATTGTGATTGATGGAGGTTCTACAGACGGAAGTGTCGCGTT is part of the Candidatus Woesearchaeota archaeon genome and harbors:
- a CDS encoding ABC transporter ATP-binding protein, which codes for LARALLRSPQLLILDEASANLDAQTEEKIAALIHERKGTCTAIIVSHRPGMLQYTDHVLHLGNKTQRNNKNQRETRL